TGATCTGTTTGCCCACTTCAGGCAACTGATAAAAGGTATTCATTGAAGCATCAACTTCATACCCCACACCGTTCACATCCAAAACGAGTTGCGGCGGATGCTTCTCTAACAATTCACCTTTGAGTCGTCCTATCACGGTTACTATCTCTCCCGATTAACTTTATCTTTGGGCTCAAGCTTGTGCCCTTTCATAACAAATTCTGGCAACTCAAGCCCGGTATACATCGATGCCAGCCGTACAACCAGAGCAACCATAATAGAGACCAACATCAGCAACCCGCCATCAACCAGGCCACTAAAGGCTATGTATACGATGGCACCCAGCATTGCACAGGTTGCATAGAGCTCACCATTTCGTTGCAAAATCAACGGAATCTGCCCAGTTAAAATGTCGCGAATCATCCCTCCAGCGCAACCGGTAATCATCGCCATCATCACTGCGATAACCGGAGGCATTCCCAGCGCTATCGCTTTCTGCGCACCTAACACCGCAAACAAAGCCATCCCCAGAGCATCCAAAAGCAACATCAACCTGCGCGGGTAGGCGAGATAGCGACACAGGATAAAAGCGCTGACAGACGATATAATCGCTGTCCATAGATAGGCAGTATCCTCAACCCAGATAAGCGGATGATCATTCAGAGAGATATCACGGATGGTACCGCCTCCCAGTGCTGTGACTATCCCCAGCACCACAACCCCCAGGATATCGAGCTTTTTCCCCCGGGCAGCCAGCGCGCCCGTTATCGCAAAGACAGCTACTCCCGCCATATCAAACAGATAGATTAGTTGTTCAGTGGCAATGTACTCATTCAACGCAACCGCCCTCCGCGGCTGCTTTTAGCACCCGCCATCATAATGAGACTACTGCGGGTATGAGCATGGCAAAGAGCAATGGCCAACGCATCAGCCGCATCCTCTTGCGGCACCCCTGGCAACTTTAAAATGGAGGTCACCATGTGCTGTACCTGAGATTTCTCGGCAGACCCTTTGCCCACCACCGCCTGCTTAACTCTTCGGGCCGAATACTCCGCTACCTCTAACCCTTGATTGACTCCGGCAACAATTGCCACGCCACGAGCCTGCCCCAATTTAAGTGCGGAATCAGCGTTGCGGGCCATAAACACCTGTTCAATGGCCATCTCCTGAGGACAATACTGCTCAATAACCTCCGTCACCCCGGCATAAACCTGCTGCAACCTTTCAGGTAATGCATCACCCTTAATACGGATACAGCCACTGGCCACATATTCATTTTTAGACCCAACTGAATTGATAATACCGTAACCGGTTATTCGTGAACCCGGATCTATACCTAAAATCAACATAACCGCTTATCAACTCAAAACACTGTTTATTTATACAGAGTACAATACCCCAGATCCGGGCATAAAAAAAGCCGTGCAGAGCACGGCTTTAAAAATAACTCCGAAACTTATTAAGGCGTTTTGCGCAGCTTAATGTTCAATTCACGTAACTGGGCCGCACTCACTTCACCCGGCGCTTCCGTCAACGGACAGGAAGCACTCTGAGTTTTAGGGAAAGCTATTACTTCACGGATAGAATCAGAACCTGTCATTAGCATAATCAGACGATCAAGGCCGAATGCCAGACCACCGTGCGGTGGAGCACCGTATTTAAGCGCATCCAACAGGAAGCCAAATTTATCATCCGCTTCCTCAGCATCGATGCCCAGGATCTCCAACACTGTTGATTGCATCTGCTGATCATGAATTCGGATAGAACCACCACCCAACTCACAACCGTTCAAGACCATATCGTAAGCACGGGAAAGCGCGTTCAGCGGGCTTTCCTTAAGCGCTTCAGGACTACAGCTTGGCGCCGTGAATGGATGATGCAACGCGGTCAGACCACCTTTATCAGTCTCTTCAAACATTGGGAAATCAACAACCCATAGAGGAGCCCACTCAGCTTCTGACATCTCAAGGTCTTCACCTACCTTTATACGCAGAGCCCCCAGCGCTTCAGAGACAACCTTTTCTTTATCAGCACCAAAGAAAATTATATCGCCGTTTTCAGCACCCAAACGCGTCATGATAGCCATTGCTACCTCTTCGCCAAGGAACTTCACGATAGGAGACTGCAGACCTTCTGCACCTTTCTCAAGCTCATTCACTTTGATCCAGGCAAGACCCTTAGCACCATAGATACCAACAAACTTGGTGTATTCATCAATGATCTTACGCGTTAGCTTAGCGCCACCCGGTACTTTCAAAGCAGCCACACGACCTTTAGGGTCGTTTGCAGGGCCGGCAAATACCTTAAACTCAATCTCGGCCATCAGATCAGCAACATCCACCAACTCCATTGGGAAGCGCAGATCTGGCTTATCAGAACCAAAACGCAACATCGCCTCGGAATATGGCATGCGTGGGAATTCTCCCAGCTCTACACCTTTCAATTCAAGGAACAGCTTACGGATCATCTTTTCAGTGATGCCCATAATCTCTTCTTCATTCATGAAAGAAGTTTCAATATCGATCTGCGTGAATTCTGGCTGACGATCAGCACGTAGGTCTTCATCGCGGAAACACTTAGCAATCTGGTAGTAACGATCAAAACCCGCAACCATCAGCAGCTGCTTAAACAACTGTGGCGACTGTGGCAACGCAAAGAAATGACCTTCATGCACCCGGCTTGGTACCAGATAGTCACGCGCGCCTTCGGGGGTTGCACGGTTCAGAATCGGGGTTTCAATATCCAGGAAGCCATTATCATCCAGAAAGTTACGGATAGAGTTACTGACTTTAGAACGAAACCGTAGCTTTTCCTGCATTTCAGGACGACGAAGATCGATAAAGCGGTTACGCAGACGAACATCTTCGCCTACCTGCTGATGCTCATCCAACTGAAACGGAGGGGTTTCTGATTTGTTCAGAATAACCATCTCTTTACCCAGCACTTCGATCTCACCGGTCGGCATCTCGGAATTAACGGTGCCTTCAGGGCGGTTACGGACGGTACCTTTAATCTCAACCACAAACTCATTACGGCAGCTATCTGCCAGTGCAAAGCTCTCTTCACGATCAGGATCAAACACCACCTGAGTCAGACCTTCACGATCACGAAGATCAAGGAAAATTACCCCTCCATGATCCCGACGACGGTGGATCCAGCCGGTCAGTGTAATATCTTCGCCGATATGTTCTTTTCTAAGATCGCCGCAATAATGACTGCGCATAGTTAAATGTTCCTGTTACTTAGCACGCTGAATCAACTTACATTCAGACAAATTAAAAATCAGTTTCCGGATTCACCCTGACCATTCGCCAGGTTCTTTTTCTTTCCGGTTTTAAAATCGGTTTCATACCAGCCACTTCCGGTTAGTCTAAAACCAGGAGCGGATACTTTTTTTACAACGTCTGCTGACTGACATGCAGAGCATTCCGGTACTGGCGCAGTCGTTTTCAGCACCAGTTTTTCAAATTCATTACCACATTGACGGCATTCAAAATCAAAGATAGGCATAATCAGCAACACGACCTCTGAAAACAATGTTGTTTGAACAACACATCAATACAATCACACAGCGCAATACGCTGACAATCACGCAGAAACACTCTGCGAAGAAAAGCGCGAATTATACCTGAAATATTGCCCGCTGACAGGGGCAATTAGGCCATTTTAGAAGAGAAATCAGCCAAGCAGATCACTAGCCACGAAATTAACCTCCTGAGGCATCATCATCTGTAATTTATGATGTATTTCGTGAACCTGTTCATCAGTGTAGGGAACAGCAGGCAGCGCACCCCATACAGGCGCTGGCCAGACCTTGTCGCTCTCATAACGAACAATGTGGTGGAGATGCAGCTGCTTTACCATATTACCTATCGCCGCTATATTCATTTTGTCCGCATCAAAGACATCGTGAAGGTTTTCCGCCAGAAATGATGATTCATGTAATAGTTGCGCCTGATCGGCCGAAGAGAGATGGTAGACCTCACTGACTTCAGCCCTTCGGGGAACCAGAATAAACCAGGGAAAATTAGCATCATTCAGAAGTAATAAGCGAGACAGCGGAAAATCGCCCAGCGTAATACAATCCTGTTCCAGACGCGCGTTCAACTCAAATTCTAATTCCAGTTCATCCATTTTTATTCTCCTGGCGTAAATACACCGGCAAACATGCTATCTTGGATATCACCCTCCAAGTTTGCACCACCAGTAGATACATTTACATTGTAATTTTAGCTTTATTATCGGGCAGTTAGATAATAAGAACAGGCTCTGAACAGTATAGGACAAAATGCCGCAATTCAATTTTCACAGCGCTATCGACGCCATTGGAGAGCAACAATGGAACAGTCTCTGCACCGCTGATTATCCTTTCATCAGCTATGAATTCCTTCATTGCCTCGAACAATCCGGCTGCGTAACAGCTGAAACAGGTTGGCAACCCTGCCACCTTCAGATTACAGAGGGCGATCAAACGCTGGCGGTTATGCCTTTATACCTTAAAAGCCATTCCTACGGAGAGTATGTGTTCGACTGGAGCTGGGCTGAAGCGTATCAGCGCAATAACATCGCGTATTATCCAAAATTAGTCACGGCGATCCCCTTCACTCCCTGCTATGGACCAAGACAAATTTTTGCCGATCACCTGAGTCAGGCTGATCGACAATCACTCATTCAGGAAAGTCTCGCTGCAATTCAACAACTGGCATCGCAATACAACGCGTCAGGCTGGCACGGACTGTTTCTTGATGGTGCGTTATTGGAACAGAAATCGTTCAGCGAACTTAGCTATCGACTGGGCACTCAGTATCATTGGTTTAATCATAACTTCAGCTGTTTTGATGACTTTCTCGATACTTTCAGCTCCCGTAAACGAAAGAATCTGCGCAAAGAGCGTAGTAAAATCATTGAACAGAATATCCAACACCGATTTATCAGTGGCACGGAATTGACAGATGAGCTTTTAGATCAGTTTTATCAGTTCTATCAAATTACGTATTTAAAGCGGGGCCGCCAGGGGTATTTGAATCGGCACTTTTTCAAACTACTGCGTAATTCACTAGCCGATAAACTGCATATTTGCTTTGCCTTTGATCTTAATCTTAGTTCCACAGAGCCCGTTGCAGCAGCGATGTTTTTGCAGGGAAGCTCGACCTTATACGGTCGCTACTGGGGAGCACAGGCCGAATACGACTCTCTCCATTTCGAAACATGTTACTACCAGGGGATTGAATATTGTATCCGCCACCAATTGCAACGATTTGACCCGGGGGCACAGGGCGAACACAAAATCCAGCGAGGCTTTGAGCCCATCGAAACCTGGTCAGCGCACTGGGTTACTCACCCAGGCTTTCAGAGCGCAATACAACGCTTTACCGAGGAAGAAGAGCACCTGCTCCGGCAGGACATGGAACACCTCAGACAGCGATTACCTTTTAAGAAAAAATAGATTCTCATCAGGGCCGCAGATGAATAACTGGCTCAGACTGCTCATCACTCCGCAGAGCACAAAACTCTTGTTTTATACCATTTCGGTACTTGACCAGCACATTAAAGCCCATGCCAGCCTCATGATTCAAACGCAACAGCCGCTCCTCACCTGCGGCTATACGAAATGCCTGAATACGCGACTGAGTATCTGAACTACCAAAATCAAGCTGAATCGAGTCAATCATCACTTCACTACTGTTATGAAATGTCACCGCCAACCCTTGCGAGGCGGTAAACATTTGGGAAAACAGAAACCCCGCCACCCAGGCGATCATAATGACTAATAGCCAAAGTCGCTTCCGTACGGGCTTGGCAACAGCTCCATCTGCTCGAGTTTTCATCTGTACTTTTCCTATTACTCTACGATTAACACAACCGCGAACTAAGTGATAAATCTAGCCGATCACCGGCGGGCAAGCACCACCAGCAAAGCTAATTTAGAATAAGCTAATTTAGCAGTATTTCAGCATAATAATACAGAGAAAATGTCTTTACCCGGGATAACAGCCAGTCATGCAGAATTGCGCTTAGGGCAGCATTCGCTTTTATAACTACCAGATATATCATTTACTTATTTATAAGAAGAAAGTTATATAAGAAACCCCTCAAAATAGTTAGAGAAAAGTTAGCCTCCGTCCTACTATTGTAAGTAGCAGGCGGCCGTACATAATTTCTTATGAGCCTTTTAAAAAAGCATAGCTAGAAAACCGCATTAGAATAATAAGGGGACAATACAATGCTTACTTATGAAGAGTGCCTTCACTTGAGCGACCTCACCCAGGATGAGGTTGAGGCGATCGCAGAACATGAACACACAGACCCTATCATCGCCATGGCGATAGGCAACTATCTGTGTACCCATCAAGGCGAAGCTAAAGTAAAAAAGATCATTATTGATGACATTGCCGCTGCGCAGCGCAAAGGCGATAAGGCGCACGAAGAGGTTCTTCGCAAAGTATTGAAGCACTTCATCAGCACCCATCCCGAAAGCTCCGGTCAGGCTGCCTGAAATAGATTTAACAATCATCAATCATAAGCCCGCTACTCACTTTGAGTAGCGGGCTTTTTTACCAGATGCCCCGTAAAACAAGCACCTCGGTCAAACAACGTCGCTTTTCTTCAAATAAGCCAGACTTTCTGCTCTTACTCAGGCTTTTTTTCCTCTATAGTTGATCCCCGTGGCCGATAACCCTTTCATAACACAGAGCAAAACGGGCTTTGTATGGGATCAATCGAAAAAGAAAACAAAGAGATGCGCAGATCGCTTCATCTGTTGACCAGTAAGGTCGAACGGAATGAGGCTATTCTTCGTTCATTCTTTGAAATGGAAATTCGATTACTCAGTTGTAGCAGTTTAGATGAACTGCTCGATCTCATTCTAATTGAGTTCCGGGCGTACTTCAGGCTAACAGCTGTTAATCTGATATTACTTGACCCGGAAAGCGCCGCCCGCACTCTATTGGATGATTACACGCCACCGGAACCCGGCCACTCACTTCGCTTCGTCAACAATCAACGCCTGCTTAAAAGCCTGTTCCCCACTCCCAAACTTAGAATTGGTGAACTCAGCGCCCCATTGAAAAGCATTGCCTTCCCAAGTACTCCATCAGTATTAAGCAGCGCTCTGCTACCACTTGTTCGCCATAACTGCCTGATCGGCAGCCTCCATCTCGGTAGTAACGATCCGACCCGCTATAGTGAACACTTTGATTATGATTATATTGGCCATCTGGCATCGGTGATTTCAGTCTGTATCGAAAACTGTATTAACCAACAGAACCTTAAACGTCTCAGCATTATCGATATGCTAACCAAAGTGAATAACCGGCGCGCCTTTGACCAGGAAATCATTAAAGAGCTTTCCCGGGCCAGTCGCCATAAAACAGCGCTGAGCTGTCTGTTTATCGATCTGGATTTTTTTAAACTGGTCAACGATAACTTTGGCCACCAGATTGGCGATAAAGTATTGCAAGCCGTCGGTACATTGCTGAAGAAAAATCTCCGTAAAACCGACTTCATCGCCCGCTATGGTGGTGAAGAATTTGCGATATTACTGCCCAATTGTGATTCTGAAAAAGCCATGGAAATTGGCAATCAACTGCGCCAGAAAATTCTTCATATGGTGATTCATGATAATGAATGCAAACCTTTCAGAATCAGCGCCTCTATCGGCGTAACCAGTTGTACAGCGGAGAGCTTTGCCTTTGATGATCTGGACGCCCAGGCTCATACACTGCTAAAAGCAGCTGATGAAGCGGTATATCAGGCGAAAGACAAGGGCAGAAATCGTATCGAATACCGCTCCCTGCCTGACATGAAGCCGGAACTATTTCACAGTTTGAGCACCAGCCTCAACGACAGGTGAGTTTATTGCATATCCCGTAATAACTCAGAATAAAGATCGATATAACGCTGCTTCTGTTGCTCGCCAAATAGAGGATCATCCATTTTTGGTAACTGCTTGGATAGCACCTTCCATTGCTCATCATCAGCGATGTCATCCAGAAGCGGAAACAGCGTTCCCTCTTCCAAATTAAGATGTTCTACCTGACGATCAAGAAAATGTTCCAGTTTCGCTGTAAATTGATCCATCGGTACAACCGCATCATTCAGGATGCAGTCAACCGCTTCAATAAGCTCTTCACTACACTGCTTCAACAGTTTATGTTCATCGCCACATTGAACAATCGCTTCATTCAGCTCCGGACAACCTGAATTTTTGAAGTAATCATACATCTGATCCTCAAGGGGATGATGGTACGCATCTGCGTAGTTACTGATATAATCGACGGCATCACTCAGCAACACAAAGTTAGGCATCTCTCCCTGCTTGAGCTTATCCAACTTATAACCCAACACTGCAAGTAACTTATTCAGGTTTACATGATCCTGATGTAACTCTTTTAATACAGTCATAACACCCTCCTGTGAGAACAGATACTATACCTCAGCTTTTCTCGGTGATCTTGACCGGAATCAAAAACTCTCTATTCAGAAATGTAGCAGTTGGTCTAACTTAACCAGTGAACTTACTTTAAGGTCGGTTAATTCTGGCCAGCCTCTTTCCTGACGCGAATCCACATGGATCGTCGCCAGTCCTGCAGCCCGCCCCACTTCAAGATCGTAACGAAAATCACCCACCATAACAGCCTCAGTCGGGTTGGCCTGCCACAGAGCCAGCAATATATGGATACCTTCCGGATCTGGTTTTGCCAACGCTTCGTCACGCCCTAATACCGCATCACGATGAAAAAGATGATCAACACCCATTACCTCAAGGCAGTGTAGCGCAACTTCCCGCTTATTTCGGGTCAAAATTCCTAAGTGACATCCAGCTTGCACCAACGTGCCCAACAGCTCGCTAAGCCCTTCTGCCGGTACAACTTTATCCGCGTAGAAGTATTCCAACCGGTCAAGCTGATGATTCAGGAGTAACTGTTCAGGAGCTGGCTGCGCTTCAATGGTCGCCAGAATATCGCAACCTGAAGGCAATCCCAGCTCTGAACGAATATACTCAAAATCATGAACCGGCAGGGTCAGAGTACCATCCAGATCGAAAACCCAGAACTTCGCGTCCCGAATATGTTTAATCATTCCTGTCATCTACTTTAGGATCTGATAAATCTTGATCAACATGCTCTGGCGTTAGGTTCTCTGTCAAAAGATCAAGGCGGCTACGGATATCACGCAGCATCTCTATCCTTCCTGCAGGGTGTCCATTCTGCGCCAGTAACAAAGACTCAAGACCCGCAATACTATCCTGCGAATCTTTTAACGCCTGAAGCATATTTCGAGAGCGTTTCTTAGCGCTGTCCGTCATCTGATCGACCCGGTTCAACGTCCTGCGCACCTGACCATCAAGCTCATCCAGGTGCGACACGAGCTGCACCATACCTGAGCCAAAGGCATGATCCATTACCCCCAGGCGGTGCTCAAGCTGGGCCACCGCCTCACGAAAACGGCTAACAAAAAGCTCACCTTCGCGGTCCATAAACATCGCCAACAATTCTTCAGGATAGAGCGCCCGTGAGCGAGCATCCGCACGCATTGCGTACTCCCCTCTCTGAGTACAATAGGGTCGTTTAGCACCAGGGGAAATTTCAATACGAAAAAAAGGTTTACGGCTGATATTTTCAACAATCAGTTCGATATCAACAATGGGGTAACAGTCGGTTGCTTTATTAATCAGGCTGAGGCGGGAACTATCATCGACATCACAGCCGACCACACGACCACGCTGCAAACCATCTTTACTGGTATATTCGTCAACCCCGACCAGAATAGCTCCGCCGTACAACGAATTAGCAAAGGAAACCAGGTCGCGGCTTTTGATACCGTTAATCTCACGCTTGAAATCAACATCAATACCTTCCGGTTTAGCCAGCAGACTTTTAGCCCGCTGACTGATACCTCTGTACTCTCGTTGTACGGACATCGGGCTAACTCCCGGCATGGATACTTTGTGCCTACGTCTATTCCTCTGAGCACAGACAGCTTAAGCCCCCACAGAAACAGGTTAGACTGAAGCGTCCTTAAGCGTAAACCTCGTCTGAAAAAGGATCAACGGGGTTTTCCAGCTTCTGGTCATCCCGAAAGTAAAGAATCCGGCCCTCAAACTTCAATCCCTTAGAGGAAAACCAGCGAAGTACTTCTTCCCGCCCTTCATCAACCTGAAAACTGCTATACCAGGCTGTCGCTATTCGATAAAAATAAACGCCAAATAGCGCGGCTGAAGCACCGAGAAAGAATTCGGACCCAAAACTGATTAACAATGTAGCGAGTCCCGCCAGCCAGACCCTACTGGCCCGAGACTGCTTTAGCGTACTAAACGCGCTATCATATTGATCCTGATATTTCAGATAGCGACGGAAATTTTGTTGCAGTTCAAATTTATCCTGTTCGGAAATCGTTCTTGGCATTTTTAATATCCTTTAAATCGCAGGTTTCAGCCTGCCAGACTTTTACTCAATACTTCAAAAACATCACGGGACAGATTGCCGCTGACACTAATTCTCTCCAGCTCCGCTTTCATTAAAGCACTGCGCTCAGCAGGATATTTTCTCCAGCGAGTCAGTGGCGTAAGTAAGCGTGACGCAATCTGAGGGTTTTGCGTATTTAATACAATAATCTGATCAGCAAGAAAACGATAGCCACTGCCATCAGAATTATGGAAATTCAGTATATTCTGTGCGCAAAAAACAGCAATTAATGCGCGAATCTTATTCGGATTGGTTGAATCATATGCCGGATGCTCTAATAACGCCTGCACCCGCATCAACGCTCCTGCTGTAGGGTCGCTCGCCTGCACCCCAAGCCACTGATTAACCACCAACGATTCATTCTGCCAGCGTTGATAAAAGCTTTCCAGCACAACAGAAGCGGCCTGACGATGCTCTGAATGAACAATCAAAGTGAGCGCTGCCTGACTGTCTGTCATATTATCTGCTTCGTCAAACTGCTGCTGCGCCAACATTAAATAGTCTTCTTTCCCGGTCGCCATCAGATAAGCCAGCGCCAGGTTTTTCAAGCTTCTACGAGCAACCGAAGCGGCGTCCGGACTATACTCTTCAACCAGGTTATTATCGTGATATACCTGTAGAAAAACAGGTGCGAGGGCTGCAGCAATCGTCTCTCTGACAAAACGACGAACACTGTAGATAGCATCAACATCTATCTCCTCGGCTAACTCACTCAGATAAGCCTCTGTTGGCAGTGTCAGCACCTTAGCTACCATCGCCTTATCCAGACCCTGATTACTCAAAACCTGCTCATATGCTCGAATCAAAGCTGGCTCAAGCCTCAATTCCCGGCCCTGCTGATAATCGCCAATCAAACCAGACATAATACCAACAGCTAACTGCTGCGCTGCATCCCAGCGATTAAACCCATCACTGTCATGTTGCATCAAAAACACTAACTGCTCGCTGCTATAAGGGAACTGCAATTTCACTGGTGCAGAAAAGTCTCTCAGTAGTGACGGAATCGGCTCTACCGGTATATTTTCAAACACAAAACTCTGTTCAGCCGCTATCAACTCAAGCACTTCTGTCGTAGCCCCATCATTTAGCGGAATCTCACCACCCTGAGGGTCAAGCAACCCAACAGCCACCGGTATCAAAAAAGGTTGTTTCGTTGCCATATCGGCAGAGGCAGGGCAACTCTGGTGCATATGTAAAGTGTAGCGCTGATGTTCGGCGTCATATTCACCGGAGATAGAAAGCTGCGGCGTACCCGACTGACTATACCAAAGCTTAAAACGGCTCATATCACGACCGCTGGCATCTGCCATTGCCTGAACAAAATCATCAGTTGTGACCGCCTGACCATCATGGCGATCAAAATAGAGATCAGACCCTTTACGGAAAGTCTCTGCCCCTAACAGCGTGCGTAGCATCCGCACCACTTCACATCCTTTCTCATAAACAGTCAGCGTATAAAAGTTTGAAATTTCAATAAATGACGCAGGACGTACCGGGTGCGCCATAGGGCCTGCATCTTCAGCAAACTGCGCGGTACGTAAAAGAGTGACATCCTCTATACGCTTGACCGTACGGGAGTTCATATCTGCAGAAAACTCTGCATCACGGAAGACCGTAAAACCCTCTTTCAGACTTAGCTGAAACCAGTCTCGACAGGTAACCCGGTTACCCGACCAGTTATGAAAATACTCATGGGCAACAACACCCTCGACCCGTTGAAATCCGGTATCTACTGTTGTTTTCGGATGAGCCAGCACACAAGAGGTATTAAAAATATTCAGGCCTTTATTTTCCATCGCCCCCATATTGAAAAAATCGACGGCAACAATCATAAAGATATCCAGATCATACTCGCGACCATACACCTGCTCATCCCACTGCATCGACTGCTTTAGTGAGGTCATGGCGTATTCCAGCTTATCCAGATCTTTTGCTTCAGCAAATATTTTAAGCGCTATCTGCCTTCCGCTGCAGGTCGTGTAACGATCTTCCACATACTCAAGATCCCCCCCCACCAGTGCAAACAAGTATGCAGGCTTGGGAAAGGGATCTTGCCAGCGAACCCAATGCTTTCCACCCTCTTCATCTCCCCCATCAACCAGGTTTCCGTTGGATAGAAGCACTGGATAACGCTGTTTATCGGCTACAATTGTGGTTTCAAACAGCCCCATCACATCGGGCCGGTCCTGATAAAAAGTGATTCGTCTGAAGCCTTCCGCTTCGCACTGAGTGCAAAACATTCCATCAGATTTATACAACCCTTCGAGAGCGGTATTATTCTGTGGTTCGATACGAGTGACACACTCCAGCGTAAAGCTATCCGGCAAATCAGGGATAACAAGCTGCTCACCTTCGCGACGATAGTCCTGAGCACTCAGCACTTCACCATCAATGCTCAACCGTTGCAGCTCGAGACTTTCGTGGCCATCAAGCACCAACGGCCGCTGCCGGCTTACACAGCCAGGATTGCGACTATAACGAACCTGTGAACGAACCAGCGTTTGCTCCTCTTCTAACTCAAAGCGCAGATCGGTTTGCTCTACCAAAAAAGCGGGGGCTTCATAATCCTTTAAATAGATAACACTGGGCTGCTCTGTGGCTGGCTGATTCATTCAAGTACCTGTAATAACAATTTAACAATTTACAAACCGATCTCAGCCGCTGAACTGAACTTCATACGCGGTAAACTTTCTGAGATTTATCACGCCGGTATCCAAGATCAAATATTGGCCTTTAATTCCCTGCAATACGCCTTCAACAACCGGAGTTTTATCAAAATTAAGACTGCTAATCTTGGCCGGATAATTTAATACAGGATAGTTCAACTCCAATACTTCAGCATCAGGTAGACGTTGCAGTGCCTGAAGGCCGAAACGGTTCTCCAGCTCTGTTAGCTCTGAACGGCACAACTCAAACAATCTCTCCCGCTCAGCGACAAGATCGAGCGGATCGACCTGACCTTTAAGCATGGCCCGCCAGTTGGTTCTATCCGTTATGTGTTCACCAAACACCCGCTCCACTACACCTGACTGAAAACGCGTTTCAACCCGCAGGATCGGCAATGCCTGAATCGCACCCTGATCTATCCAGCGAGTCGGAACTTGTGTACCCCGGGTAATACCCACTTTGATACCCGATGAGTTAGCTAAATAGACATAGTGACTTTGGAAGCAGAATTGCTCTCCCCAGTCCGGATCTCTGCAAGTACCCTGATCAAAATGGCATTTTTCAGGACTCATGATACAAAGATCGCACTGCGGAAGCTTTTTAAAGCAGGGGTAACAATACCCTTGAGCAAAACTTTTATTAGTCTTACGGCCACAATGAGTACAATGAATCTGTCCCTGATACGCCAGCCTGATGGATTGGCCCACATAACTGTTCAGATCAACGGACTGATCTCCCAACTGTAATCGATACTTAACTTCAGTAG
The genomic region above belongs to Amphritea japonica ATCC BAA-1530 and contains:
- a CDS encoding DUF484 family protein produces the protein MGSIEKENKEMRRSLHLLTSKVERNEAILRSFFEMEIRLLSCSSLDELLDLILIEFRAYFRLTAVNLILLDPESAARTLLDDYTPPEPGHSLRFVNNQRLLKSLFPTPKLRIGELSAPLKSIAFPSTPSVLSSALLPLVRHNCLIGSLHLGSNDPTRYSEHFDYDYIGHLASVISVCIENCINQQNLKRLSIIDMLTKVNNRRAFDQEIIKELSRASRHKTALSCLFIDLDFFKLVNDNFGHQIGDKVLQAVGTLLKKNLRKTDFIARYGGEEFAILLPNCDSEKAMEIGNQLRQKILHMVIHDNECKPFRISASIGVTSCTAESFAFDDLDAQAHTLLKAADEAVYQAKDKGRNRIEYRSLPDMKPELFHSLSTSLNDR
- a CDS encoding hemerythrin domain-containing protein, which translates into the protein MTVLKELHQDHVNLNKLLAVLGYKLDKLKQGEMPNFVLLSDAVDYISNYADAYHHPLEDQMYDYFKNSGCPELNEAIVQCGDEHKLLKQCSEELIEAVDCILNDAVVPMDQFTAKLEHFLDRQVEHLNLEEGTLFPLLDDIADDEQWKVLSKQLPKMDDPLFGEQQKQRYIDLYSELLRDMQ
- a CDS encoding HAD family hydrolase — encoded protein: MIKHIRDAKFWVFDLDGTLTLPVHDFEYIRSELGLPSGCDILATIEAQPAPEQLLLNHQLDRLEYFYADKVVPAEGLSELLGTLVQAGCHLGILTRNKREVALHCLEVMGVDHLFHRDAVLGRDEALAKPDPEGIHILLALWQANPTEAVMVGDFRYDLEVGRAAGLATIHVDSRQERGWPELTDLKVSSLVKLDQLLHF
- a CDS encoding helix-turn-helix domain-containing protein; its protein translation is MSVQREYRGISQRAKSLLAKPEGIDVDFKREINGIKSRDLVSFANSLYGGAILVGVDEYTSKDGLQRGRVVGCDVDDSSRLSLINKATDCYPIVDIELIVENISRKPFFRIEISPGAKRPYCTQRGEYAMRADARSRALYPEELLAMFMDREGELFVSRFREAVAQLEHRLGVMDHAFGSGMVQLVSHLDELDGQVRRTLNRVDQMTDSAKKRSRNMLQALKDSQDSIAGLESLLLAQNGHPAGRIEMLRDIRSRLDLLTENLTPEHVDQDLSDPKVDDRND
- the pepN gene encoding aminopeptidase N; protein product: MNQPATEQPSVIYLKDYEAPAFLVEQTDLRFELEEEQTLVRSQVRYSRNPGCVSRQRPLVLDGHESLELQRLSIDGEVLSAQDYRREGEQLVIPDLPDSFTLECVTRIEPQNNTALEGLYKSDGMFCTQCEAEGFRRITFYQDRPDVMGLFETTIVADKQRYPVLLSNGNLVDGGDEEGGKHWVRWQDPFPKPAYLFALVGGDLEYVEDRYTTCSGRQIALKIFAEAKDLDKLEYAMTSLKQSMQWDEQVYGREYDLDIFMIVAVDFFNMGAMENKGLNIFNTSCVLAHPKTTVDTGFQRVEGVVAHEYFHNWSGNRVTCRDWFQLSLKEGFTVFRDAEFSADMNSRTVKRIEDVTLLRTAQFAEDAGPMAHPVRPASFIEISNFYTLTVYEKGCEVVRMLRTLLGAETFRKGSDLYFDRHDGQAVTTDDFVQAMADASGRDMSRFKLWYSQSGTPQLSISGEYDAEHQRYTLHMHQSCPASADMATKQPFLIPVAVGLLDPQGGEIPLNDGATTEVLELIAAEQSFVFENIPVEPIPSLLRDFSAPVKLQFPYSSEQLVFLMQHDSDGFNRWDAAQQLAVGIMSGLIGDYQQGRELRLEPALIRAYEQVLSNQGLDKAMVAKVLTLPTEAYLSELAEEIDVDAIYSVRRFVRETIAAALAPVFLQVYHDNNLVEEYSPDAASVARRSLKNLALAYLMATGKEDYLMLAQQQFDEADNMTDSQAALTLIVHSEHRQAASVVLESFYQRWQNESLVVNQWLGVQASDPTAGALMRVQALLEHPAYDSTNPNKIRALIAVFCAQNILNFHNSDGSGYRFLADQIIVLNTQNPQIASRLLTPLTRWRKYPAERSALMKAELERISVSGNLSRDVFEVLSKSLAG